From one Marmota flaviventris isolate mMarFla1 chromosome 1, mMarFla1.hap1, whole genome shotgun sequence genomic stretch:
- the Smkr1 gene encoding small lysine-rich protein 1 isoform X2, with translation MTMPGKGKKGKSHRKSRGKKQKKPEVDILSPAAMLNLYYIAHNVADCLQLRGFRWPGAPKGKKGKNKT, from the exons atgaCCATG CCAGgtaaagggaagaaagggaaaagccACAGAAAGTCTCGTGGGAAGAAGCAGAAGAAGCCCGAGGTGGACATCCTCAGCCCCGCGGCCATGCTGAACCTCTACTACATTGCCCACAACGTGGCCGACTGCCTACAGCTGCGAGGCTTCCGCTGGCCAGGGGCTCCCaaagggaaaaaagggaagaacaaGACTTAA